A window of Malania oleifera isolate guangnan ecotype guangnan chromosome 5, ASM2987363v1, whole genome shotgun sequence contains these coding sequences:
- the LOC131156401 gene encoding uncharacterized protein At2g23090-like, which translates to MGGGNGQKSKMAREKNLEKQKASKGSQLETNKKAMTIQCKVCMQTFMCTTTEVKCREHAEAKHPKSDVYTCFPHLKK; encoded by the exons ATGGGAGGAGGCAATGGCCAGAAGTCTAAAATGGCCCGCGAGAAGAATTTGGAGAAGCAAAAGGCTTCCaagg GAAGCCAGCTTGAGACAAACAAGAAAGCCATGACAATCCAG TGCAAGGTGTGCATGCAGACTTTTATGTGTACCACAACAGAAGTGAAGTGTCGGGAGCATGCTGAAGCAAAGCACCCAAAATCTGATGTTTACACTTGTTTCCCTCATCTGAAAAAGTGA